One Bosea sp. 685 DNA segment encodes these proteins:
- a CDS encoding ABC transporter permease produces the protein MEWVQTIAVVLDSAVRLSVPLLCAALAGLWSERAGIVDIGLEGKMLIAAFASAAAAFATGSAWAGLGAGILASVMLALVHGFAAITWRGNQIVSGVAINMLAAGLTVILGNAWYGQGGRTPSLEGPARFPDLTLPLGAWAREHVPVVGTLYDEVVSGHAAPVYLAFGCLLLTALVLKRTRFGLRLRAVGENPAAVDTAGISVAGLRYGAVIICGALCGLGGTYLAVSQSAGFLPHMTAGKGFIALAAVIFANWRPWPALGACLLFGLLDAVAIRLQGVILPGIGQVPVQAIQALPYLMTVILLAGFIGKSTPPKASGLPYVKER, from the coding sequence ATGGAATGGGTCCAGACCATCGCCGTCGTGCTCGACTCGGCTGTGCGGCTGTCGGTTCCGCTGCTTTGCGCCGCATTGGCGGGGCTGTGGTCGGAGCGGGCCGGCATCGTCGATATCGGGCTCGAGGGCAAGATGCTGATCGCCGCCTTCGCCTCGGCTGCCGCCGCCTTCGCGACAGGCTCGGCCTGGGCGGGACTTGGCGCCGGCATCCTCGCCTCTGTCATGCTCGCGCTGGTGCATGGTTTCGCCGCGATCACCTGGCGCGGCAACCAGATCGTCTCCGGCGTCGCCATCAACATGCTGGCGGCAGGGCTGACCGTGATCCTCGGCAATGCCTGGTATGGCCAGGGCGGACGCACCCCCTCGCTCGAAGGGCCGGCGCGCTTCCCCGACCTGACGCTGCCGCTCGGCGCCTGGGCGCGCGAACATGTGCCGGTCGTGGGGACCCTCTATGACGAGGTCGTCTCCGGCCATGCCGCGCCGGTTTACCTCGCCTTTGGCTGCCTGCTTCTGACCGCCCTTGTGCTGAAGCGGACGCGGTTCGGCTTGCGGTTGCGGGCCGTCGGCGAAAATCCGGCGGCAGTCGACACCGCCGGCATCTCGGTCGCGGGGCTGCGCTATGGCGCGGTGATCATCTGCGGAGCGCTCTGCGGGTTGGGCGGCACCTATCTCGCCGTCTCGCAATCGGCGGGCTTCCTGCCGCATATGACCGCTGGCAAGGGTTTCATCGCGCTCGCCGCCGTGATCTTCGCCAATTGGCGCCCCTGGCCGGCGCTCGGCGCCTGCCTGCTCTTCGGCCTGCTCGACGCGGTTGCGATCAGGCTGCAAGGCGTCATATTGCCCGGCATCGGCCAGGTGCCGGTGCAGGCGATCCAGGCCCTGCCCTATCTGATGACGGTGATCCTGCTCGCCGGCTTCATCGGCAAATCGACGCCGCCAAAGGCCTCGGGCCTGCCCTATGTCAAGGAACGCTGA
- a CDS encoding cytidine deaminase has translation MTDEPDFDALFAVAQPVQARAYAPYSRFKVGAALLADDGTVYFGCNVENASYPVGVCAEAGAISAMIAGGGRAIRALLVLGDGDALVTPCGGCRQRIREFAAPEAQIAIAGPNGVRARFSLAELLPASFGPDNLR, from the coding sequence ATGACCGACGAGCCCGATTTCGACGCCCTTTTCGCGGTGGCCCAACCTGTCCAGGCCCGGGCCTATGCGCCCTATTCGCGCTTCAAGGTCGGCGCGGCGCTCCTGGCCGATGACGGCACGGTCTATTTTGGCTGCAATGTCGAGAACGCGTCCTATCCGGTCGGCGTCTGCGCCGAGGCCGGCGCGATCTCGGCGATGATCGCCGGCGGCGGGCGCGCCATCCGCGCTTTGCTCGTGCTCGGCGACGGAGATGCGCTGGTCACGCCCTGCGGCGGCTGCCGCCAGCGCATCCGCGAATTCGCCGCGCCCGAGGCCCAAATCGCGATCGCCGGCCCAAACGGCGTTCGCGCCCGCTTTTCGCTGGCCGAGCTGTTGCCAGCCTCCTTCGGACCAGACAATTTGCGCTAG
- a CDS encoding purine-nucleoside phosphorylase yields MAVDAIFDEAAGTLIDRGVDGPIDCALVLGTGLGRIADDMTDMVTIPFSAIPGFPLGEVSGHARQLCYGTLFGKKVLIFQGRAHYYETGDPAAMRVPLGMLSAFGSPPLILTNAAGSLKPDLRPGGLALITDHINLNGPNPLVGDVGDGRFVPMVDAYDPHLRMRLKKAAASSGANLGEGVYMWFTGPSFETPAEIRMAKTLGADLVGMSTVPEVILARRFGIRVAAISVITNMGAGLLGGAPQHGETRDVATAASTGLRRLFRSFLSEL; encoded by the coding sequence ATGGCTGTTGATGCAATCTTCGACGAGGCGGCGGGAACGCTGATCGACCGTGGGGTCGATGGTCCCATCGACTGCGCGCTCGTGCTCGGAACCGGGCTCGGCCGCATCGCCGACGACATGACCGACATGGTCACGATCCCGTTCTCGGCGATCCCCGGCTTTCCCCTGGGAGAGGTCTCGGGGCACGCCCGGCAGCTCTGCTACGGCACGCTCTTCGGCAAGAAGGTACTGATCTTCCAGGGCCGGGCGCATTATTACGAGACCGGAGACCCGGCAGCGATGCGCGTGCCGCTCGGCATGCTGAGCGCCTTCGGCTCGCCGCCCCTGATCCTCACCAATGCGGCAGGCTCACTGAAGCCCGATCTCCGGCCCGGCGGGCTCGCACTGATCACCGACCACATCAACCTCAACGGCCCCAATCCGCTGGTCGGGGATGTCGGCGATGGCCGCTTCGTGCCGATGGTCGATGCCTATGATCCGCATCTGCGCATGCGATTGAAGAAGGCCGCCGCGAGCTCCGGCGCCAATCTCGGCGAAGGCGTCTATATGTGGTTCACCGGTCCCAGCTTCGAGACACCCGCCGAGATCAGGATGGCGAAGACGCTCGGTGCCGACCTTGTCGGCATGTCGACCGTGCCCGAGGTGATCCTCGCCCGGCGCTTCGGCATCCGCGTCGCCGCCATCTCGGTCATCACCAATATGGGGGCAGGCCTGCTCGGCGGCGCGCCGCAACATGGCGAGACACGAGACGTCGCGACCGCCGCCTCAACCGGGTTGCGGCGCCTCTTCCGCAGCTTCCTGTCGGAGCTCTGA